A genomic window from Diospyros lotus cultivar Yz01 chromosome 2, ASM1463336v1, whole genome shotgun sequence includes:
- the LOC127794734 gene encoding cysteine-rich receptor-like protein kinase 28, translated as MNAKISDFGMARLFAAEISKGNTKRIAGTLGYMPPEYTQYGQFSFKTDVLVSECAEHLISYAWKKWKEGKASMLIDGTIRGGSEADMLRCIHIGLLCLQENAARRPTMASVVLMLNSFSTNLPTPARPTFLMKAGHWHLHDQSQLSSINEVSISQPGPR; from the exons ATGAACGCCAAAATCTCAGATTTTGGCATGGCAAGGCTGTTTGCTGCTGAGATAAGCAAAGGCAATACTAAAAGAATTGCTGGGACCTT GGGCTACATGCCTCCTGAGTACACACAATACGGTCAATTCTCCTTTAAGACTGATGTTTTAGTTTCGGAGTGCGCCGAGCATCTCATAAGCTAT GCATGGAAAAAATGGAAAGAGGGGAAAGCCTCAATGCTAATTGATGGAACAATAAGAGGGGGCTCAGAGGCAGATATGCTTAGGTGCATCCACATTGGGCTGCTCTGCTTGCAAGAGAATGCGGCTAGGAGACCAACAATGGCTTCGGTTGTTCTCATGCTCAATAGCTTCAGCACCAACCTGCCAACGCCTGCAAGGCCTACGTTTCTCATGAAAGCTGGCCATTGGCATTTGCATGACCAATCTCAACTATCCTCGATTAATGAAGTTTCAATTTCACAGCCAGGCCCTCGATAG